From Akkermansiaceae bacterium, one genomic window encodes:
- a CDS encoding sigma-70 family RNA polymerase sigma factor: protein MSENSEVHDAAHTEAVQRLFLQHQPAIRSYILSMIPDFSLTDDVMQEVFLVITRKARTFTLGSSFPAWVKVIARFKSLEMIRTSIGGRFETLSEDVLEALGAEQRDFPHQTDERLCLLADCLSELAPQARRSIILRYQNDHLPPEISNLMGCTVQSVNVTLSRARTFLRECVIRKMSTNTP, encoded by the coding sequence ATGTCCGAGAATTCCGAAGTCCACGACGCAGCCCACACGGAGGCGGTGCAGCGATTGTTCCTGCAGCACCAGCCCGCGATCCGGAGTTATATCCTCTCGATGATCCCGGATTTCTCCCTTACGGATGACGTGATGCAGGAGGTGTTTCTGGTGATCACGAGGAAGGCGCGCACCTTCACCTTGGGGTCGAGTTTTCCGGCATGGGTGAAGGTGATCGCCCGGTTCAAATCGTTGGAGATGATCCGGACATCGATCGGCGGAAGGTTCGAAACACTTTCGGAAGATGTCCTCGAGGCCTTGGGGGCGGAGCAGCGGGATTTCCCACACCAGACCGACGAACGGCTGTGCCTGCTGGCCGACTGCCTTTCGGAGCTTGCGCCGCAGGCCCGGCGTTCGATCATCCTCCGCTACCAGAACGACCATCTGCCCCCTGAAATCTCGAATCTCATGGGATGCACCGTTCAATCCGTGAATGTCACCCTTTCACGTGCGCGCACTTTCCTGAGAGAATGTGTGATCCGGAAAATGTCCACCAACACCCCTTGA
- a CDS encoding FecR domain-containing protein → MFDEARLNHLIESYFDQRLKPDEKREFEAMLLGSSRAREIFLDHADWHGLTREWALREMSLEPLPADVVPVPPKPRRLLKLLCAGAGIAACLLLAWPVFHRSGNPPERASEMAGDRKPERMPGEPRISGQPRRGSPHADVAMLGPTTGVEWSDGTPRLLAGSPLPKGWLHFRKGNLRLDFYSGATVIVEGPASLELISPFLMRLDKGKLIANVPPPAEGFTVVAADLRVVDRGTEFGMNVEKPGDCEVHVFKGEVELQGKVPASAIRELRQGSALAIREGTVVSLRADRGSFMDPAALYKEEVLESEAQWKTWREASDSFRSTPGLLVYFDFENREPGSSILPNRAAMADTGSFGTVVGCEALSGRWPGKSAIGFTKTSDRVRFRISGSMPSLTLMAWVRVDSILLEHSSLLTMSPEEVGEIHWKLGQSGRIIIGMRASKDLKYSSWERLESPVVVTRRDLGRWMHIATVIDGDGKMMRHFVNGEQIASGPINRPTPVRLGLANLGNFDAPPGERVKYVESRSFNGRIDEFAMINRSLSNEEIRRAAR, encoded by the coding sequence ATGTTCGACGAAGCGAGATTGAACCACCTCATTGAATCCTATTTCGACCAAAGGCTGAAGCCGGACGAGAAAAGGGAGTTCGAAGCGATGTTGCTCGGCTCATCGAGAGCAAGGGAGATCTTTCTCGACCATGCCGACTGGCATGGCCTCACGCGCGAATGGGCGTTGAGGGAGATGTCGCTGGAACCCCTGCCGGCAGACGTCGTGCCGGTGCCTCCGAAACCGCGGCGGCTTCTGAAACTCCTGTGTGCGGGGGCGGGTATCGCCGCCTGCCTGCTTCTGGCATGGCCGGTTTTCCATCGCTCTGGAAATCCCCCTGAGAGGGCGTCGGAGATGGCAGGGGATAGGAAACCGGAGAGGATGCCCGGCGAACCTCGGATTTCCGGACAACCGCGGAGAGGCTCCCCGCATGCGGATGTGGCGATGCTGGGCCCGACCACGGGAGTGGAATGGAGCGACGGCACCCCGCGCCTCCTGGCTGGAAGCCCCCTGCCAAAGGGGTGGCTGCACTTCCGCAAGGGGAATCTCCGCCTGGACTTCTACAGCGGAGCCACCGTGATTGTGGAGGGGCCTGCCTCGCTCGAGCTGATCTCTCCATTTCTGATGAGGCTTGATAAGGGCAAGCTGATCGCGAATGTACCGCCACCTGCGGAAGGCTTCACCGTCGTTGCTGCGGATCTCCGTGTGGTGGACAGGGGGACCGAGTTCGGCATGAATGTCGAAAAACCGGGGGACTGCGAGGTTCACGTCTTCAAGGGGGAGGTGGAACTCCAGGGGAAGGTGCCCGCCTCCGCCATCCGCGAGCTACGGCAGGGGAGCGCACTGGCGATCCGGGAGGGGACCGTGGTCAGCCTTCGGGCGGACCGTGGTTCGTTCATGGATCCCGCCGCGCTTTACAAGGAGGAAGTGCTCGAAAGCGAAGCACAATGGAAGACATGGAGGGAGGCGTCGGATTCGTTCCGTTCGACACCGGGCCTCCTCGTTTATTTCGATTTCGAGAACCGCGAGCCAGGGAGTTCCATTCTTCCCAACCGGGCGGCCATGGCGGACACGGGAAGTTTCGGAACGGTGGTCGGTTGCGAAGCCCTCTCGGGGCGCTGGCCGGGAAAGAGTGCCATCGGCTTCACCAAGACCAGTGACCGCGTCCGCTTCCGGATTTCCGGGAGTATGCCCTCCCTCACGCTGATGGCCTGGGTGCGCGTGGACAGCATTCTTCTTGAACACAGTTCGCTTCTCACGATGAGTCCGGAGGAAGTCGGGGAGATCCACTGGAAGCTGGGGCAATCCGGTCGGATTATCATTGGAATGCGTGCTTCGAAGGATCTGAAATACAGCTCCTGGGAGCGTCTTGAAAGTCCCGTGGTGGTGACACGGAGGGATCTCGGTCGCTGGATGCACATCGCCACCGTCATTGATGGCGATGGGAAAATGATGAGGCATTTCGTCAACGGTGAGCAGATCGCCTCCGGCCCAATCAACCGCCCCACTCCGGTCCGGCTCGGGCTTGCGAATCTCGGGAACTTCGACGCTCCTCCCGGTGAACGGGTCAAGTACGTCGAGAGCCGGAGTTTCAACGGCCGGATCGATGAATTCGCCATGATCAACCGCAGCCTGAGCAACGAGGAGATCCGCCGGGCCGCGCGCTGA
- the ccsA gene encoding cytochrome c biogenesis protein CcsA, whose translation MSEKKPTTGRWIAAGLAFGAVILVLLQVAKDNRPKGEVRELPAYVPWSDETVRLFETLPVQEGGRIKPLSSQAGFTMMSLHQARSMEIKGKSGKKITISPTEWMMDSIFRPKLAVDLPTFGIDNSEILSNAGIKIRGKRDRYSYADIEEGREKIIELALSYEKIADSKRDPVQKQTITLAYNIRNYEAILGYMSFARSGVTLAGTGTDGNPDRRADISDIMLTAPVIKRKLAEDQQAGLPMNPQMQNLLQQVVDLANFSKFGLFMVPPSERSETKWNTAGNLIWTVMQQEAGDSKTAIEDIKAIEKLVRAVEPDDDKAFRTELSAVHDRFVKRAEERGQYKRIGLEAHYYRADWFYWTMVCFVVGMVCALVMWATGRSTAGRIFGGITALLTTTGAVLCTIAIVERCLIMRRPPVGNLYDTIIFICAVVVFLCLITELMTKRRFALGLAPIAGVLLIILSRRYELGEGKDHMDPLVAVLDSKFWLATHVITIALGYCGGLAAAVLSSAYILMRGLGLDNGEKDMRRSLTRAVYGMICLTLFLSLVGTVLGGIWANYSWGRFWGWDPKENGALMIVLWTLAILHARLGGYIKEWGLHLASLFTACVVVFSWWHVNFLGVGLHNYGFTAGKGSIWGFYCVVTVMMIFGAVVMFIERQKKLAAAEARGLPKTSEVSLESR comes from the coding sequence ATGTCTGAGAAAAAACCCACCACAGGCCGCTGGATCGCCGCCGGACTCGCTTTCGGCGCGGTCATACTGGTGCTCCTCCAGGTCGCCAAGGACAACCGCCCGAAGGGCGAGGTCCGTGAACTCCCGGCCTACGTGCCATGGAGCGACGAAACCGTCAGGCTGTTCGAGACCCTGCCGGTCCAGGAAGGCGGACGGATCAAGCCGCTGTCCTCCCAGGCCGGGTTCACCATGATGTCGCTCCACCAGGCGCGCTCCATGGAGATCAAGGGCAAGAGCGGGAAGAAGATCACCATTTCCCCGACCGAGTGGATGATGGATTCGATTTTCCGCCCGAAGCTGGCGGTCGATCTGCCCACCTTCGGCATCGACAACTCCGAGATCCTCTCGAACGCGGGCATCAAGATCCGCGGCAAGCGTGACCGCTACAGCTACGCGGACATCGAGGAAGGCCGGGAGAAGATCATCGAGCTGGCGCTTTCCTACGAGAAGATCGCCGACAGCAAGCGGGACCCGGTCCAGAAACAGACCATCACGCTCGCCTACAACATCCGGAACTATGAGGCGATCCTCGGCTACATGAGCTTTGCTCGCTCCGGAGTGACGCTGGCTGGCACGGGCACGGATGGGAATCCGGACCGCCGCGCCGACATCAGCGACATCATGCTCACCGCTCCCGTCATCAAGCGGAAGCTCGCGGAAGACCAGCAGGCCGGCCTGCCGATGAACCCGCAGATGCAGAACCTGCTCCAGCAGGTGGTGGACCTGGCGAATTTCTCGAAATTCGGACTCTTCATGGTGCCTCCGTCCGAAAGGTCGGAAACCAAGTGGAACACCGCCGGAAACCTGATCTGGACCGTGATGCAGCAGGAAGCGGGGGATTCCAAGACGGCCATCGAGGACATCAAGGCCATCGAAAAACTCGTCCGCGCCGTGGAGCCTGACGACGACAAGGCTTTCCGCACGGAGCTGTCCGCCGTCCATGACCGCTTCGTGAAACGGGCCGAGGAGCGCGGGCAATACAAGCGCATCGGCCTGGAAGCCCACTACTACCGCGCGGACTGGTTCTACTGGACCATGGTGTGCTTCGTCGTGGGGATGGTCTGCGCGCTCGTGATGTGGGCGACCGGCCGCAGCACCGCGGGCAGGATCTTCGGCGGCATCACCGCTCTGCTGACGACCACGGGTGCCGTGCTCTGCACCATCGCCATCGTCGAGCGGTGCCTCATCATGCGCCGGCCGCCGGTTGGCAACCTTTACGACACCATCATCTTCATCTGTGCCGTGGTGGTGTTCCTCTGCCTGATCACCGAGCTGATGACGAAGCGGCGCTTCGCCCTCGGCCTCGCGCCCATCGCGGGGGTCCTGCTCATCATCCTTTCCCGCCGCTATGAACTCGGGGAAGGGAAGGATCACATGGATCCGCTGGTGGCCGTGCTGGACTCGAAGTTCTGGCTCGCCACCCACGTCATCACCATCGCGCTGGGCTACTGTGGTGGTCTCGCCGCCGCGGTCCTTTCGTCCGCCTATATCCTCATGCGGGGTCTGGGACTGGACAACGGGGAAAAGGACATGCGCCGCTCCCTCACCCGGGCGGTCTATGGCATGATCTGCCTCACCCTGTTCCTCTCGCTGGTGGGCACCGTCCTCGGCGGCATCTGGGCGAACTACTCCTGGGGCCGCTTCTGGGGATGGGACCCGAAGGAGAATGGCGCGCTCATGATCGTGCTCTGGACGCTGGCCATCCTCCATGCCCGCCTCGGCGGCTACATCAAGGAATGGGGCCTCCACCTTGCCTCCCTGTTCACCGCCTGCGTGGTCGTCTTCTCCTGGTGGCACGTGAATTTCCTCGGGGTGGGCCTCCACAACTACGGCTTCACCGCCGGAAAGGGATCCATCTGGGGCTTCTACTGCGTGGTGACGGTCATGATGATCTTCGGAGCGGTGGTGATGTTCATCGAGCGGCAGAAAAAACTGGCCGCTGCGGAAGCCCGCGGACTTCCGAAAACATCCGAAGTGTCTCTTGAATCCCGCTGA
- a CDS encoding phosphatidylserine decarboxylase: MESIHYHNRETGTLDTEKVYGESFLRWAYGNPLGPVALNAFIKKPFFSAWYGKRMSTPESKSRIAPFIAEYGLDPADFAESPDAYGSFNEFFYRKLKPEARPIDRDANSVVFPADGRHLGFQKASAIEGVFVKGQKFDLSALLGDAELAAKYADGALVLSRLCPVDYHRFHFPAAGIPSETVVLNGPLFSVSPIALRKNLGYLWENKRTVTRLETPNLGTVLCMEIGATCVGTIGQTFDPGSPVDKGAEKGYFAFGGSSTITIFEPGAVLLENDLRHHSAKQVELYAKIGTRMGYAS, from the coding sequence GTGGAATCCATCCATTATCACAACCGCGAAACCGGAACCCTCGATACGGAGAAAGTCTATGGCGAATCCTTCCTGCGCTGGGCGTATGGAAATCCGCTGGGACCGGTGGCGTTGAACGCCTTCATCAAGAAGCCGTTCTTCTCCGCTTGGTATGGGAAGCGGATGAGCACTCCGGAGTCGAAGTCCCGCATCGCGCCGTTCATCGCGGAATATGGGCTGGACCCTGCGGATTTCGCGGAGTCTCCGGACGCCTACGGCAGTTTCAACGAGTTCTTTTACCGCAAGCTGAAGCCGGAAGCCCGCCCGATCGACCGGGACGCGAACAGCGTGGTCTTTCCCGCGGACGGCAGGCACCTGGGTTTCCAGAAAGCGTCCGCCATCGAGGGTGTGTTCGTGAAGGGCCAGAAATTCGACCTTTCCGCCCTGCTGGGTGACGCGGAACTGGCGGCGAAGTATGCGGACGGCGCGCTGGTGCTGTCCCGCCTGTGCCCGGTGGACTACCACCGGTTCCATTTCCCCGCCGCGGGCATCCCGTCGGAAACGGTGGTGCTCAACGGCCCGCTGTTCTCCGTCTCCCCCATCGCCCTGCGGAAAAACCTGGGCTACCTGTGGGAGAACAAGCGCACGGTCACACGGCTGGAGACGCCGAACCTGGGGACCGTGCTCTGCATGGAGATCGGTGCGACCTGCGTGGGCACCATCGGCCAGACCTTCGATCCGGGCAGTCCGGTGGACAAGGGCGCGGAGAAGGGCTACTTCGCATTCGGCGGATCCTCGACGATCACCATTTTCGAGCCGGGTGCCGTGTTGCTGGAGAACGACCTGCGGCACCACTCCGCGAAACAGGTGGAACTCTACGCGAAGATCGGCACCCGCATGGGCTACGCGTCTTGA
- the glnD gene encoding [protein-PII] uridylyltransferase gives MPTHLKTLETHARKALEPALNGQLSPAERISLYKRFLKIEQHRIYLRHRAGAGGLEIARARAGLIDTVVGSIFQAALNNRGGSELPMAVVAIGGYGRGTLNPRSDVDILFLLPRASSKLPKAQQELLQEVLYLLWDVGFKVGHACRSIVECIQEAANDQLNKTALIDARLVAGDAALFADFEKRFATDCLDKKKDEFFELRRQDLRSRHKKYSYTVFLQEPNVKESCGGLRDYQNILWVSRVKRGTSDPQSLVDDRLLTATAYKEIEEAYDFLHRVRNELHYHTRKGTDQLTLQLQGVVATSFRYPQRGILRRTEEFMRDYYRHTRNIYQHTTSLMEIFEIEQERKADTRLTSFLTFRKKNREEFDGFVARDGRIYPENNDIFKDDPNRLMRLFQHLQVRGLRLSPPMRKLVKAHWEDIDRPFRYSKANRQTFQAILERKGDVARALRRMHRVGVLGRYLPEFGALDCLVQHEFFHRYTADEHTLRCIEELDKLVGETNPSRAIYSRLFHQIEDAYGLYLAVILHDTGRAENVREHIDGSAMLAARLCNRLQIHGERRSLIMYLVDNHLTFWRTATTRNLEDPEVIAEFASIVKTQSRLDALFLFTFADSNGTSPDSWNSWKESLMLQLYKSTTNFLKNGREQYSRQLDEDRTALRDEVISIMREDYHPDVQRHFERMPAAAFTFRQPQHIVTQVRTIRHFLQREEDSGDPNSTCIKWIDHPDGGYTEIVLATWDKPLLLEKVCCALAAEQINILSADFFTRTDGIVVNIFRINTTNFEPVSDAGLRRRFLETFEKILRSEKHEPELYLRRRANFLKPRPEQDLPIPVRAHVTNDVHPTCTTVEIQALDRIGLLHDLFHTINRHGLNTAHARICTEKGVAMDTLYITTQNGEKVNDPALLDHLREDFTKLVARGEND, from the coding sequence ATGCCCACCCACCTGAAAACGCTCGAAACCCATGCCCGGAAGGCTCTCGAACCGGCGCTGAACGGACAACTGTCCCCCGCGGAGCGGATCTCCCTCTACAAGCGTTTCCTGAAGATCGAGCAACACCGGATCTACCTCCGCCACCGCGCCGGAGCGGGCGGGCTGGAGATCGCCCGCGCCCGGGCCGGGCTGATCGACACGGTGGTCGGTTCCATTTTCCAGGCCGCGCTGAACAACCGCGGTGGCAGCGAACTACCGATGGCGGTGGTGGCGATCGGTGGCTATGGCCGTGGCACTCTCAACCCACGCTCGGACGTGGATATCCTTTTCCTCCTTCCCCGGGCCTCATCGAAGCTGCCGAAGGCCCAGCAGGAACTGCTTCAGGAAGTGCTGTATCTCCTGTGGGATGTCGGCTTCAAGGTGGGGCACGCGTGCCGCTCGATTGTCGAATGCATCCAGGAAGCGGCGAACGACCAGCTCAACAAGACGGCGCTGATCGATGCCCGGTTGGTGGCCGGGGATGCCGCGCTTTTCGCCGACTTCGAGAAGCGGTTCGCCACGGATTGCCTGGACAAGAAGAAGGACGAATTCTTCGAACTCCGGCGGCAAGACCTGCGCAGCCGCCACAAGAAATACTCCTACACCGTCTTCCTCCAGGAGCCGAATGTGAAGGAAAGCTGCGGTGGCCTGCGCGACTACCAGAACATCCTGTGGGTGTCCCGGGTGAAACGCGGAACGTCGGACCCGCAGTCGCTGGTGGACGACCGCCTGCTCACCGCGACCGCCTACAAGGAGATCGAGGAAGCCTACGATTTCCTCCACCGCGTGCGCAACGAACTGCACTACCACACCCGCAAGGGCACGGACCAGCTCACGCTGCAGCTCCAAGGTGTGGTGGCCACCTCTTTCCGCTATCCCCAGCGCGGCATCCTGCGCCGGACGGAGGAGTTCATGCGGGACTACTACCGCCACACGCGAAACATCTACCAGCACACCACCTCGCTGATGGAGATCTTCGAGATCGAGCAGGAGCGGAAAGCGGACACCCGCCTCACCTCATTCCTGACCTTCCGGAAAAAGAACCGCGAGGAGTTCGACGGGTTCGTGGCCCGCGACGGCCGGATCTACCCGGAGAACAATGACATTTTCAAAGACGACCCGAACCGGCTGATGCGGCTGTTCCAGCACCTTCAGGTGCGCGGCCTGCGCCTCAGCCCGCCGATGCGCAAGCTGGTGAAGGCCCACTGGGAGGACATCGACCGGCCCTTCCGCTACTCGAAGGCGAACCGCCAGACCTTCCAGGCGATCCTGGAGCGCAAGGGCGACGTGGCGCGCGCGCTGCGGCGCATGCACCGGGTGGGCGTGCTGGGCCGCTACCTGCCGGAGTTCGGCGCGCTGGACTGCCTGGTGCAGCACGAGTTCTTCCACCGCTACACGGCGGATGAGCACACGCTCCGCTGCATCGAGGAACTGGACAAACTGGTCGGTGAAACGAATCCGTCCCGCGCGATCTACAGCCGCCTTTTCCACCAGATCGAGGACGCCTACGGTCTTTACCTGGCGGTGATCCTGCATGACACGGGCCGCGCGGAGAACGTGCGGGAACACATCGACGGCTCCGCCATGCTGGCGGCCCGGCTCTGCAACCGCCTCCAGATCCACGGCGAGCGCCGCTCCCTCATCATGTATCTGGTGGACAACCACCTCACCTTCTGGCGCACCGCCACCACCAGGAACCTGGAGGATCCGGAGGTGATCGCGGAATTCGCCTCCATCGTCAAAACGCAGTCGCGGCTGGACGCGCTGTTCCTTTTCACCTTCGCGGACTCGAATGGCACATCGCCGGATTCCTGGAACAGTTGGAAGGAATCCCTGATGCTCCAGCTCTACAAGTCCACGACGAATTTCCTGAAGAACGGCCGGGAGCAGTATTCCCGCCAGCTCGACGAGGACCGGACCGCCCTGCGCGACGAGGTGATCTCGATCATGCGGGAGGACTACCACCCGGATGTGCAGCGGCATTTCGAGCGGATGCCCGCCGCCGCCTTCACCTTCCGCCAGCCGCAGCACATCGTCACCCAGGTGCGCACCATCCGGCATTTCCTCCAGCGCGAAGAGGACTCCGGGGACCCGAACTCGACGTGCATCAAGTGGATCGACCACCCGGACGGCGGCTACACGGAGATCGTGCTGGCCACGTGGGACAAGCCGTTGCTGCTGGAGAAAGTCTGCTGCGCCCTGGCCGCGGAGCAGATCAACATCCTTTCCGCGGACTTCTTCACCCGCACCGACGGCATCGTGGTGAACATCTTCCGCATCAACACCACCAACTTCGAACCGGTGTCCGATGCCGGGCTGCGGAGGCGTTTCCTCGAAACCTTCGAGAAAATCCTGCGCTCGGAAAAACACGAGCCGGAACTCTACCTGCGGCGCAGGGCGAATTTCCTGAAGCCTCGACCGGAACAGGATCTGCCCATCCCCGTCCGGGCCCACGTGACCAACGACGTCCACCCCACCTGTACGACGGTGGAGATCCAGGCGCTCGACCGCATCGGCCTGCTGCACGACCTCTTCCACACCATCAACCGCCACGGCCTCAACACTGCCCATGCCCGCATCTGCACGGAGAAAGGCGTGGCGATGGACACCCTCTACATCACCACCCAGAACGGTGAAAAGGTGAACGATCCGGCCTTGCTGGACCATCTCCGTGAGGACTTCACCAAGCTGGTGGCACGCGGCGAGAATGACTGA
- a CDS encoding adenylosuccinate lyase, with the protein MIPNVLAERYASSAIQAIWSAEGRIILEREFWIAVMKAQKDLGLDIPQEAIDAYEKAKDSVDPGSIMARERVTRHDVKARIEEFNDLAGHEQIHKGMTSRDLTENVEQLQVFRSLLIIRDKTVSALRRFRERSEAWGDLILTARTHNVAAQPTTLGKRVAMFGEELLSALAALDAVIAGYAVRGLKGAVGTQMDQLSLFEGDAAKVAELEQRVVAHLGMPAVWTNVGQVYPRSLDFRVVAALTDLASGPSSLCKTLRLMAGHETASEGFAPGQTGSSAMPHKMNSRSCERVNGFHVILKGHLAMAAGLAGDQWNEGDVSCSVVRRVMLPDAFFTIDGLFETFLTVLDQMDAYPAVIAAETTHYLPFLMTTTIMMEAVKAGVGRETAHKAIKEHAVATVNDLRTGKVEKNNLVERLAGDSRLGLDRAALDAILSRGDRESGAAKAQINAFASEVRKLEQASPEAAAYGPGSIL; encoded by the coding sequence GTGATTCCCAACGTCCTCGCCGAACGCTACGCTTCCTCCGCCATCCAAGCCATCTGGTCCGCCGAAGGCCGGATCATCCTCGAACGCGAATTCTGGATCGCGGTGATGAAGGCCCAGAAGGATCTGGGCCTCGACATCCCGCAGGAAGCGATCGACGCCTACGAAAAGGCGAAGGACAGCGTGGACCCCGGCTCCATCATGGCGCGGGAGCGCGTGACCCGCCACGATGTGAAGGCCCGCATCGAGGAGTTCAACGACCTCGCCGGGCACGAGCAGATCCACAAAGGCATGACCTCACGGGATCTCACGGAGAACGTCGAGCAGCTCCAGGTTTTCCGCTCCCTTCTCATCATCCGTGACAAGACCGTCTCCGCGCTCCGCCGTTTCCGCGAGCGTTCGGAAGCATGGGGCGATCTCATTCTCACCGCCCGCACCCACAACGTCGCCGCCCAGCCGACCACCCTCGGCAAGCGCGTCGCCATGTTCGGTGAGGAACTGCTTTCCGCCCTCGCCGCGCTGGATGCCGTCATCGCCGGATACGCCGTGCGCGGCCTGAAAGGCGCCGTCGGCACCCAGATGGACCAGCTTTCCCTGTTCGAAGGGGATGCCGCCAAGGTCGCGGAGCTGGAGCAACGCGTCGTCGCCCACCTCGGCATGCCCGCTGTCTGGACCAACGTCGGCCAGGTCTATCCACGCTCGCTCGACTTCCGCGTCGTCGCCGCCCTCACGGACCTCGCTTCCGGACCGTCCTCTCTCTGCAAGACCCTGCGCCTGATGGCCGGGCACGAAACCGCCAGCGAGGGCTTCGCCCCCGGCCAGACCGGTTCCAGCGCCATGCCGCACAAGATGAACTCCCGTTCCTGTGAGCGCGTGAACGGCTTCCACGTCATTCTCAAGGGCCACCTCGCCATGGCAGCGGGCCTGGCAGGGGACCAGTGGAACGAAGGCGACGTTTCCTGCTCCGTGGTCCGCCGCGTCATGCTGCCGGACGCCTTCTTCACCATCGACGGACTCTTCGAAACCTTCCTCACCGTGCTCGACCAGATGGACGCCTACCCGGCCGTCATCGCCGCGGAAACCACCCACTACCTGCCGTTCCTGATGACCACCACCATCATGATGGAGGCGGTGAAAGCCGGTGTCGGCCGCGAAACCGCGCACAAAGCGATCAAGGAACACGCCGTGGCGACCGTGAACGACCTGCGCACCGGCAAGGTGGAGAAAAACAACCTCGTCGAACGCCTTGCCGGGGACTCCCGCCTCGGCCTCGACCGCGCCGCCCTCGATGCCATTCTTTCCAGGGGCGACCGCGAAAGCGGCGCCGCGAAAGCCCAGATCAACGCGTTCGCCTCAGAAGTCCGCAAGCTGGAACAAGCCAGCCCGGAGGCCGCCGCCTACGGGCCGGGATCGATTCTCTGA
- the rpsP gene encoding 30S ribosomal protein S16 — translation MAVALRLNRKGTKDRPYYKIVAVDSRKRRDGRYIEQVGTYDPLLEGVNYTIDLEKADKWLGVGAKPSETVNSIIRKARTASKA, via the coding sequence ATGGCCGTAGCTCTCCGTCTCAACCGCAAGGGAACCAAAGACCGCCCTTATTATAAAATCGTCGCTGTGGACAGCCGCAAGCGCCGCGATGGCCGTTATATCGAGCAAGTCGGCACCTACGACCCGCTTCTTGAAGGCGTGAACTACACCATCGACCTGGAGAAGGCTGACAAGTGGCTCGGCGTCGGCGCGAAGCCGTCCGAAACCGTCAACAGCATCATCCGCAAGGCCCGCACCGCCTCCAAGGCGTGA
- a CDS encoding cytochrome c biogenesis protein ResB, whose protein sequence is MMESSESLPPVRKSGNPGMRVFNFLSGLGLATFLLVLLGVLTWLATLEQIHNGLYPTLRKYFDYRALYVLPDAVSPENTWYPRVNGNPLTIPLPGGYYVCALLTLNLLLGGIVRIRKGWKQAGVLISHFGIIFMLIGGGVTDHFSKRGNMAIHEGRVSDVAQDYFEWVVEAAEIKNDKPENIRVIGNQYLKQLEGERRRIFRLPDMPFDLEITAYYGYAVPIAATERAPRNGEQLFDGYFLEQQEEQVGGKAVEEERKTAGCHARLLYKNGEKSPIFILTGASLYPYTVRVDDRVFTIDMRKRLWPMPFQVKLDKFTADFHPGTTRPAKFISDITRIENGAEAKIRIEMNEPMRYEGLTFFQASYGPEGAGPGDNLFSVFEIVKNPADKWPEYSLYIVTFGLLVHFIMKLYGFIIGTTSKKRNV, encoded by the coding sequence ATGATGGAATCCTCCGAATCGCTCCCGCCCGTCCGGAAATCCGGTAACCCCGGGATGCGTGTCTTCAACTTCCTTTCCGGCCTCGGGCTGGCCACTTTCCTCCTCGTCCTGCTGGGTGTCCTGACCTGGCTGGCCACCCTGGAGCAGATCCATAACGGCCTCTATCCCACGCTGCGGAAATACTTCGACTACCGCGCGCTCTACGTCCTGCCAGACGCGGTCTCCCCGGAGAACACCTGGTACCCGCGCGTGAACGGCAACCCGCTGACCATCCCGCTTCCCGGCGGCTACTACGTCTGCGCGCTGCTTACGCTCAACCTGCTGCTCGGGGGCATCGTCCGCATCCGCAAGGGCTGGAAGCAGGCCGGGGTGCTCATTTCCCACTTCGGCATCATCTTCATGCTCATCGGTGGTGGGGTGACCGACCATTTCTCCAAGCGTGGCAACATGGCCATCCATGAAGGAAGGGTGAGCGACGTCGCCCAGGATTACTTCGAGTGGGTGGTCGAAGCGGCGGAGATCAAGAACGACAAGCCGGAGAACATCCGCGTCATCGGCAACCAGTATCTCAAGCAACTGGAGGGTGAGAGACGCCGCATCTTCCGCCTGCCGGACATGCCCTTTGACCTGGAGATCACCGCCTACTACGGCTATGCCGTGCCGATCGCCGCCACCGAGCGCGCGCCGCGGAATGGCGAGCAGCTTTTCGACGGCTACTTCCTCGAACAACAGGAGGAGCAGGTCGGGGGCAAGGCGGTCGAAGAAGAGCGGAAAACCGCGGGCTGCCACGCGAGGCTGCTTTACAAGAATGGTGAAAAGTCCCCCATCTTCATCCTCACCGGTGCCAGCCTGTATCCCTACACCGTCCGCGTGGACGACCGTGTCTTCACCATCGACATGCGCAAGCGCCTGTGGCCGATGCCATTCCAGGTGAAGCTGGACAAGTTCACCGCGGACTTCCACCCCGGCACCACCCGCCCGGCGAAGTTCATCAGCGACATCACCCGCATCGAGAACGGCGCGGAAGCCAAGATCCGCATCGAAATGAACGAGCCGATGCGCTATGAGGGCCTCACCTTCTTCCAGGCCAGCTACGGCCCTGAAGGCGCCGGCCCCGGGGACAATCTGTTCTCCGTCTTCGAGATCGTCAAAAACCCGGCGGACAAATGGCCGGAATACAGCCTCTACATCGTCACCTTCGGCCTGTTGGTGCACTTCATCATGAAGCTCTACGGCTTCATCATCGGAACCACATCCAAGAAACGCAATGTCTGA